A genomic stretch from Candidatus Hydrogenisulfobacillus filiaventi includes:
- a CDS encoding Metal-binding protein: MHARHRLTLAALGTLTLAAAGCGSAAPAAQSPTQVSVAYAGSLAYVNDRQLAPVFTRQTGIAYRGQGGGSFGIARELAAGALKADVFESLGEKPITILEPRLTRWSVSLAASPLVIAYNPRSPYAPYFRQVAAGRRSLAGLFRFLATHPGVHLGRTNPATDPQGQAFYEMVELAVRQYHLPAGDPAAILGAWNNPRQVFSEEGILTQLQAGGLDLASAFLPEAKQRHLPYIPLPATLNFSDPALASWYGSATVPLPSGPVHGGPLAVVATVLHNSRAGTRYLAFLLSARGRRILTANGYPAITPAIYGDRAAVPAAVREEIRP, encoded by the coding sequence ATGCATGCCCGACACCGGTTGACCCTGGCTGCCCTCGGCACCCTGACCCTGGCCGCGGCCGGCTGCGGATCCGCGGCGCCGGCGGCCCAGTCCCCCACCCAGGTGAGCGTGGCCTACGCCGGCTCCCTGGCGTATGTGAACGACCGGCAGCTGGCACCCGTGTTCACCCGCCAGACCGGGATCGCCTACCGGGGGCAGGGAGGCGGCTCCTTCGGCATCGCCCGCGAGCTGGCGGCGGGGGCACTGAAGGCGGACGTGTTCGAGAGCCTGGGGGAAAAGCCCATCACCATCCTGGAGCCGCGCCTCACGCGCTGGAGCGTGAGCCTGGCCGCTAGCCCGCTGGTGATCGCCTACAACCCCCGTTCCCCCTATGCCCCCTATTTCCGCCAGGTGGCCGCCGGCCGGCGCTCCCTGGCCGGCCTGTTCCGGTTCCTGGCCACCCATCCCGGGGTCCACCTGGGCCGCACCAACCCGGCCACCGACCCCCAGGGCCAGGCCTTCTACGAGATGGTCGAACTGGCGGTGCGACAGTATCACCTGCCGGCGGGCGACCCCGCCGCCATCCTGGGGGCCTGGAACAACCCCCGGCAGGTTTTTTCGGAGGAGGGCATCCTCACCCAGCTGCAGGCGGGCGGCCTCGACCTCGCCAGCGCCTTCCTGCCTGAAGCGAAACAGCGCCACCTGCCCTACATCCCGCTGCCGGCCACGCTCAACTTCTCCGACCCGGCCCTGGCCTCCTGGTACGGTTCGGCGACGGTGCCGCTGCCGTCCGGCCCGGTCCACGGCGGGCCCCTGGCAGTGGTCGCCACCGTCCTCCACAACAGTCGCGCCGGGACCCGCTACCTGGCGTTCCTGCTCTCCGCCCGCGGCCGCCGCATCCTGACCGCGAACGGCTATCCGGCCATCACCCCGGCCATCTACGGGGACCGGGCGGCGGTGCCGGCTGCGGTCCGGGAGGAGATCCGGCCGTGA
- a CDS encoding membrane protein of unknown function (Evidence 5 : Unknown function) translates to MSAMAATVPRRRAGAALAGAYALLVTAAALLPLWPLLSHLPWRLLGGALTGSPYVRISLESGALALALVVALGLPTAYYLARLAPPRLGRGLLLALFVPLLMPPLVLGLLLAYLFGPYAALGAALGRVGLPVANALPGLVIAQIYEALPYFILTAWSAFAAVPADLDGVWGTWGMPPGARFRRVTLPLALPGLLVAVAMAWARITGAFGAVMVLAYHPTGLPVGIWVTLEEAGLPAALPLAFWLLVIGLPVPLGLEAWRRRLPPGP, encoded by the coding sequence GTGAGCGCCATGGCGGCCACCGTTCCCCGCCGGCGGGCGGGAGCAGCGCTGGCCGGGGCTTATGCCCTGCTGGTCACTGCCGCCGCCCTGCTGCCGTTGTGGCCGCTGCTGAGCCACCTGCCCTGGCGGCTGTTGGGGGGCGCCCTGACGGGCAGCCCATATGTGCGCATCAGCCTGGAATCGGGCGCCCTGGCCCTGGCACTGGTGGTGGCCCTGGGCCTGCCCACGGCCTATTATCTGGCCCGCCTGGCCCCGCCCCGCCTGGGGCGGGGTCTGCTGCTGGCGTTGTTTGTCCCCCTGCTGATGCCGCCGCTGGTGCTGGGCCTGCTGCTGGCCTACCTGTTCGGACCTTACGCCGCCCTGGGGGCCGCCTTGGGCCGGGTGGGGCTACCGGTGGCTAATGCCCTCCCTGGCCTGGTCATCGCCCAAATCTACGAGGCGCTGCCGTATTTTATCCTTACGGCTTGGTCGGCTTTCGCCGCAGTGCCCGCCGACCTGGACGGGGTCTGGGGCACCTGGGGCATGCCCCCCGGGGCGCGGTTCCGGCGTGTCACCCTCCCCCTGGCCCTGCCGGGCCTGCTGGTGGCGGTGGCCATGGCCTGGGCCCGCATCACCGGGGCCTTCGGGGCGGTGATGGTGCTGGCCTACCATCCCACCGGCCTGCCGGTGGGCATCTGGGTTACCCTGGAGGAAGCAGGCCTGCCGGCCGCCCTGCCCCTGGCCTTCTGGCTGCTGGTGATCGGGCTGCCGGTGCCGCTGGGGCTGGAGGCCTGGCGCCGGCGCCTGCCGCCGGGACCTTGA
- a CDS encoding protein of unknown function (Evidence 5 : Unknown function), producing MELHLECELITPVPLRATGVWHGPVTGLVGPSGAGKSALLQALAGLLPCRGSLLDDRGRRLDRLPPHRRALAWVPQVPALLPHRTVAQQLAWALAPGEDARRWADTFRDAAGLEGLEDRHPHQLSGGQRQRVQVLLALASDPRVLAVDEGLSQVERPLRRELLALLTEWAREDRLLVLTSHDATDLLDFTRELVVLEPGSREVPPPRPTAEALTAPPGWGTARLLGYQALWPLDVAAGLYAGLHPALLEAASPAAPAAFPARVLATRPGAHGRVQVLEAGLARPDPAGPPGRLTLTLAGNPDPGSIVWVRAAGAPVFAFPGGRRQGVWQEAAVRGGVLRG from the coding sequence ATGGAACTGCACCTGGAGTGTGAACTGATCACCCCCGTGCCCCTGCGGGCCACGGGCGTATGGCACGGTCCCGTAACCGGGCTGGTGGGCCCCAGCGGCGCCGGCAAATCCGCCCTGTTGCAGGCCCTGGCGGGGCTGCTGCCTTGCCGCGGCTCCCTGCTGGATGACCGCGGCCGCCGGCTGGACCGCCTGCCGCCGCACCGGCGGGCGCTGGCCTGGGTTCCGCAGGTGCCGGCCCTACTGCCGCACCGGACGGTCGCCCAGCAACTGGCCTGGGCGCTGGCCCCCGGGGAGGATGCCAGGCGCTGGGCGGACACCTTCCGCGACGCGGCCGGGCTCGAGGGCCTGGAGGACCGGCACCCTCACCAGCTGTCGGGCGGACAGCGGCAGCGGGTGCAGGTGTTGCTGGCCCTGGCGTCCGATCCCCGGGTGCTGGCGGTGGATGAGGGCCTGTCCCAGGTGGAGCGGCCGCTGCGGCGGGAACTGCTGGCCCTGCTGACGGAATGGGCCCGGGAGGATCGCCTGCTGGTCCTGACCAGCCACGATGCCACCGACCTGCTCGACTTTACCCGCGAACTGGTGGTCCTGGAACCGGGCAGCCGGGAGGTACCCCCGCCCCGCCCCACCGCCGAGGCGCTGACCGCGCCCCCGGGCTGGGGCACCGCCCGCCTGTTGGGCTACCAGGCCCTCTGGCCGCTGGACGTGGCGGCCGGCCTTTATGCCGGGCTGCATCCCGCCCTGCTGGAGGCCGCCTCCCCGGCTGCGCCGGCCGCCTTCCCGGCCCGGGTGCTGGCCACGCGGCCGGGGGCGCACGGGCGCGTGCAGGTGCTGGAGGCCGGGCTGGCCCGGCCCGACCCGGCCGGGCCGCCCGGCCGCCTGACCCTGACCCTGGCGGGGAATCCGGACCCGGGGTCCATCGTGTGGGTCCGGGCGGCAGGCGCCCCGGTGTTCGCCTTCCCGGGCGGGCGCCGGCAGGGGGTCTGGCAGGAGGCGGCCGTCCGCGGGGGCGTGCTCCGGGGCTAG
- a CDS encoding HTH cro/C1-type domain-containing protein yields MTANHPGAAGVGALVRRRRQELGWSQADLAARLGITRQALITIERGRSLPQLGLARALADHLGLSLDDLTAPLAVAAPAPWQWVGPEPVVPGPVYWALREGRLLLVPAGADPAGTAAADAWWDPVRHRLSPLPGAARPDRVLWLAGCDPHAGLLSRFLQEHLPGLDRVRVFPWGSRIALAALSRGAVDAAGSHLYDPVRGVYNPPALLEELAGGPVQRIRYCRWEAGLVGAATPETVRWWGVREPGSEARALFERRVGRPPVPVYEFGDHWSLAAFVRRQPGAAGVTVGSLAPALDLPFTAWAEESFDWVIPAADAGRPWAQALAEVLAGAAWRRTVRQLRHVDWSPAGDPA; encoded by the coding sequence ATGACCGCAAACCACCCCGGCGCGGCCGGGGTCGGCGCCCTGGTCCGGCGCCGCCGGCAGGAACTGGGCTGGTCGCAGGCGGACCTGGCCGCCCGCCTCGGCATCACCCGCCAGGCCCTCATCACCATCGAACGCGGGCGCAGCCTGCCGCAGCTGGGCCTGGCCCGCGCCCTGGCCGACCACCTGGGATTGAGCCTGGATGACCTCACCGCCCCCCTGGCCGTGGCCGCACCGGCGCCGTGGCAGTGGGTGGGCCCCGAACCGGTGGTGCCGGGCCCCGTATACTGGGCCCTCCGGGAGGGGCGCCTGCTGCTGGTACCGGCGGGGGCCGACCCGGCCGGAACCGCGGCGGCGGACGCCTGGTGGGACCCCGTGCGCCACCGGCTGTCCCCCCTGCCGGGAGCGGCCCGGCCGGACCGGGTGCTGTGGCTGGCCGGATGCGACCCCCATGCCGGCCTCCTGAGCCGTTTCCTGCAGGAGCACCTGCCCGGCCTGGATCGGGTGCGGGTCTTCCCCTGGGGCAGCCGCATCGCCCTGGCCGCCCTGAGCCGCGGGGCGGTCGACGCCGCCGGCTCCCACCTCTACGACCCCGTCCGCGGGGTCTATAACCCGCCGGCCCTGCTGGAGGAACTGGCCGGGGGCCCAGTACAACGCATCCGGTATTGCCGCTGGGAGGCGGGGCTGGTGGGCGCTGCCACCCCCGAGACGGTACGCTGGTGGGGGGTCCGGGAACCGGGCAGCGAGGCCCGCGCCCTGTTCGAGCGCCGGGTGGGCCGCCCGCCGGTGCCGGTGTACGAGTTCGGTGACCATTGGAGCCTGGCCGCCTTCGTGCGCCGCCAGCCCGGTGCAGCAGGGGTGACGGTTGGGTCCCTGGCCCCGGCCCTCGACCTGCCGTTTACAGCCTGGGCGGAGGAAAGCTTCGACTGGGTGATCCCGGCAGCGGACGCCGGCCGGCCCTGGGCCCAGGCGCTGGCGGAGGTGCTGGCCGGCGCCGCCTGGCGGCGCACCGTGCGGCAGCTGCGCCATGTGGACTGGAGCCCGGCCGGGGATCCGGCCTGA
- the gpr gene encoding Germination protease → MAEAGSTGAGGRILTDMALEARELARGGRAEEIPGVEVVEESRQAGLIIHDIRIRTPEAGRMLGKPPGRYLTLDVPGFGERDPDLKQRLTAALAARLAEFLPPDVAMPVLVVGLGNGAVTPDALGPRVISRLLVTRHLGPVLPGEVHRRTRPVAALAPGVLGTTGVETVDIIRGVVQAVRPAMVVAVDALAARSPDRLVASVQLADTGIHPGSGVGNRRAGLTAAALGVPVLAVGVPTVVQAAAIASQVLRALARALGRENRFFALLGEFTEAERKGLVDEVAGQALGELMVTPKEIDLLIEDMAEVVAEALNRALQPRLDPAEWML, encoded by the coding sequence GTGGCGGAAGCCGGTAGCACCGGCGCCGGGGGGCGCATCCTGACCGACATGGCCCTGGAGGCTCGGGAACTGGCCCGGGGCGGACGGGCGGAGGAGATCCCGGGGGTCGAGGTGGTGGAGGAGTCCCGGCAGGCGGGGCTCATCATCCACGATATCCGGATCCGCACCCCTGAGGCCGGCCGCATGCTGGGCAAGCCGCCCGGCCGGTATCTGACCCTGGATGTTCCCGGTTTCGGCGAGCGGGACCCGGACCTGAAGCAGCGCCTCACGGCGGCCTTGGCCGCACGGTTGGCCGAGTTCCTGCCCCCGGATGTGGCCATGCCGGTGCTGGTGGTGGGACTCGGCAACGGGGCGGTGACCCCGGATGCCCTGGGGCCGCGCGTTATCAGCCGCCTGCTGGTCACCCGGCACCTGGGTCCGGTGCTGCCGGGGGAGGTGCACCGCCGTACCCGGCCGGTGGCGGCCCTCGCCCCGGGGGTGCTGGGCACCACCGGGGTGGAGACGGTGGACATCATCCGGGGGGTGGTGCAGGCCGTGCGGCCGGCCATGGTGGTGGCGGTGGACGCCCTGGCCGCCCGCAGTCCGGACCGCCTGGTGGCCAGCGTGCAGCTGGCGGACACCGGCATCCATCCCGGTTCAGGGGTCGGCAACCGGCGCGCGGGGCTGACCGCGGCGGCACTGGGGGTGCCGGTGCTGGCGGTGGGGGTGCCCACGGTGGTGCAGGCGGCGGCCATCGCGTCCCAGGTGCTGCGGGCCCTGGCCCGCGCCCTGGGCCGGGAGAACCGCTTCTTCGCCCTGCTGGGGGAGTTCACCGAAGCCGAACGCAAGGGATTGGTGGACGAGGTGGCCGGTCAGGCGCTGGGGGAGCTGATGGTCACCCCCAAGGAGATCGACCTCCTGATCGAGGACATGGCGGAGGTGGTGGCGGAGGCCCTCAACCGCGCCCTGCAGCCCCGGCTCGATCCGGCGGAGTGGATGCTCTAA
- a CDS encoding Peptidoglycan glycosyltransferase has protein sequence MGTPDAAAPRPPFRRPWPAARRRRWRRWMQAGFAAGLAVSLWSLAGFYRAAWPGLTTLPHQVRAGLARHGARFVPLSRISPWLPEALITTEDRTFYANWGVSVEGTLRSLVVDLRHQAYRQGGSTITQQLVRDTLLTPTKTFRRKLTEALLAPAVTLLYSKRTILALYLNRVYYGDGAYGVGMAARRYFGEPPARLTLPQASLLAGLLQAPSYLDPYLHPAAARARQRVVLTSMVQAGMITPAEAAAAAAAPWGLRPRG, from the coding sequence ATGGGTACACCCGATGCCGCCGCTCCGCGGCCGCCGTTCCGGCGGCCCTGGCCCGCCGCCCGCCGCCGTCGCTGGCGGCGCTGGATGCAGGCCGGGTTTGCGGCCGGCCTGGCTGTTTCCCTATGGTCCTTGGCGGGGTTCTACCGCGCAGCCTGGCCGGGCCTGACCACGCTGCCGCATCAGGTGCGGGCCGGCCTCGCCCGCCACGGGGCGCGCTTTGTGCCCCTTTCCCGGATCTCCCCCTGGTTGCCGGAGGCCCTCATCACCACCGAGGACCGGACCTTCTATGCCAACTGGGGGGTGAGTGTGGAGGGGACCCTGCGGTCGCTGGTGGTGGACCTCCGCCACCAGGCCTACCGGCAGGGCGGCAGCACCATTACCCAGCAGCTGGTGCGCGATACCCTGCTGACGCCGACCAAGACCTTCCGGCGCAAGCTGACCGAGGCCCTGCTGGCCCCGGCGGTCACCCTGCTGTACTCCAAGCGCACCATCCTGGCCCTGTACCTGAACCGGGTCTACTACGGGGACGGCGCCTACGGGGTGGGCATGGCCGCCCGGCGCTATTTCGGGGAGCCCCCCGCCCGGCTGACCCTGCCCCAGGCCTCCCTGCTGGCCGGGCTCCTGCAGGCGCCGAGCTACCTCGACCCCTACCTGCATCCGGCCGCTGCCCGCGCCCGCCAGCGGGTGGTGCTGACCAGTATGGTGCAGGCCGGCATGATCACCCCGGCGGAGGCGGCCGCGGCGGCCGCCGCCCCCTGGGGCTTGCGGCCCCGTGGCTAA